Proteins from a single region of Amycolatopsis sp. CA-230715:
- a CDS encoding alpha/beta hydrolase, which produces MSLTSIDTTTRTLDGLELAGTFVSPETPQHAVLLVHGASVTREEGGFFTRLAARLTEAGVASLRFDLPGHGVSEGRQEDFTLSALLNIIRVGLAQLRSLADDARTSLIAASFSGGAAAYYTASRPEDVNRLVLFNPLIDYKKRFIDEKAAWADDAINDKGAQQLKEQSYVGHGAGFKLGRPLLNEVFWFEARSALADITAPTLIVHGTEDTFIPVDSSRAAPRQLTCEHKLVELSGAQHGFAVHDDPEYANPQSQAWQAEVIVEVQRWLTATPS; this is translated from the coding sequence ATGTCCCTGACCAGCATCGACACCACCACTCGCACTCTCGACGGTCTTGAGCTGGCGGGCACGTTCGTGAGCCCGGAGACGCCGCAGCACGCCGTGCTCCTCGTCCACGGCGCCAGTGTCACCAGGGAAGAGGGCGGGTTCTTCACACGGCTCGCAGCCCGCCTTACTGAGGCGGGAGTGGCGTCGCTGCGGTTCGATCTCCCCGGCCACGGTGTCAGCGAGGGACGACAAGAGGACTTCACATTGTCGGCTCTGCTCAACATCATCCGGGTTGGGCTGGCACAGCTGCGGTCGCTGGCCGACGATGCTCGCACCTCGCTGATCGCGGCCAGCTTCTCCGGTGGTGCGGCGGCGTACTACACAGCCTCGCGTCCGGAAGACGTCAACCGCCTGGTGCTGTTCAACCCGCTCATCGACTACAAGAAACGGTTCATCGACGAGAAGGCCGCTTGGGCCGACGACGCCATCAACGACAAAGGAGCACAGCAACTCAAGGAACAGAGCTACGTCGGCCACGGCGCCGGTTTCAAGCTCGGCCGTCCGCTGCTCAACGAGGTGTTCTGGTTCGAGGCGCGCTCGGCGTTGGCGGACATCACCGCACCGACGCTGATCGTGCACGGCACCGAAGACACTTTCATCCCGGTGGATTCGTCACGGGCCGCACCCCGGCAGCTCACCTGCGAGCACAAGCTGGTGGAGCTGAGCGGCGCTCAGCACGGCTTCGCCGTCCACGACGATCCGGAGTACGCCAACCCGCAGAGCCAGGCGTGGCAAGCCGAGGTGATCGTCGAGGTACAGCGCTGGCTGACCGCTACGCCGTCATAA
- a CDS encoding AraC family transcriptional regulator, protein MPRFVIGDGYARYRGPVTDSPAHRHAAFQIAIAVRDEVAMLDAAGTCHRATALVVAPMAPHRILAADDVLTYFVEPRCAFADRLRAHRGVIEADELHGLREDEIRSAAARTSGALDPRLVAAMDDAFAELPMPELAARVGLSPQRLRALARQQLGMPLARWRAWSRLRRAAEALRDGQSLADAAVTAGFADQAHLTRWMREMMGLTPSSVLPVLRDQPRRAV, encoded by the coding sequence GTGCCGCGATTCGTGATCGGCGACGGCTACGCGCGCTACCGGGGCCCGGTGACCGACAGCCCCGCGCACCGGCACGCCGCGTTCCAGATCGCCATCGCGGTGCGGGACGAGGTCGCCATGCTGGACGCCGCGGGAACGTGCCACCGCGCGACCGCGCTGGTCGTGGCGCCGATGGCACCGCACCGGATCCTCGCGGCGGACGACGTGCTCACCTACTTCGTCGAGCCGCGGTGCGCGTTCGCCGACCGGCTGCGCGCGCACCGCGGCGTCATCGAAGCCGACGAGCTGCACGGCCTGCGGGAGGACGAGATCCGCTCGGCCGCCGCGCGTACGTCCGGCGCGCTGGACCCGCGGCTGGTGGCGGCGATGGACGACGCGTTCGCGGAACTGCCGATGCCGGAACTGGCCGCGCGGGTCGGCCTTTCGCCGCAGCGGCTGCGCGCGCTGGCCCGGCAGCAGCTTGGCATGCCGCTGGCGCGGTGGCGGGCGTGGTCGCGATTGCGCCGGGCCGCGGAAGCGTTGCGGGACGGGCAATCGCTCGCGGACGCCGCCGTCACCGCGGGTTTCGCCGACCAGGCGCACCTGACCCGCTGGATGCGCGAAATGATGGGGCTGACGCCGTCGTCGGTGCTGCCGGTGCTGCGCGATCAGCCCCGGCGCGCGGTGTAG
- a CDS encoding class I SAM-dependent methyltransferase produces the protein MTERAFTPATGRFLPTCFFDSVAALTRERLWRALVVMHVAPRPGDVLVDVGCGTGSLALLLRHTEPGTRIIGVDPDPGVLAIARRKDANAAVEWRVGMGDERVPVEADAVVSSLVLHQCPMAMKRAVLASMFAALRPGGRLVIADYGKQRTALMRWGFRVVQLADGKADTQPNADGVLPRLIAEAGFAEVREAEVVPTVTGSISVYTARRG, from the coding sequence ATGACCGAGCGAGCTTTCACCCCGGCGACGGGCCGGTTCCTGCCCACCTGCTTCTTCGATTCGGTGGCCGCGCTGACCAGGGAGCGGCTGTGGCGCGCGCTCGTGGTCATGCATGTGGCGCCGCGGCCGGGTGACGTGCTCGTCGACGTGGGGTGCGGCACGGGTTCGCTGGCGTTGCTGTTGCGCCACACCGAACCGGGGACGCGGATCATCGGGGTCGATCCCGATCCCGGGGTGCTGGCGATCGCCCGGCGCAAGGACGCGAACGCCGCCGTCGAATGGCGGGTCGGCATGGGCGACGAGCGGGTGCCGGTCGAGGCGGACGCGGTGGTGTCCAGCCTGGTGCTCCACCAGTGCCCGATGGCGATGAAGCGTGCGGTGCTGGCGTCGATGTTCGCGGCGCTGCGGCCGGGCGGGCGGCTGGTGATCGCCGACTACGGGAAGCAGCGCACGGCCTTGATGCGCTGGGGGTTCCGCGTCGTGCAGCTAGCCGACGGCAAGGCGGACACCCAGCCGAACGCCGACGGCGTGCTGCCCCGGTTGATCGCCGAAGCCGGGTTCGCCGAAGTGCGGGAGGCCGAGGTCGTGCCGACGGTCACCGGGTCGATCTCGGTCTACACCGCGCGCCGGGGCTGA
- the bioB gene encoding biotin synthase BioB, whose protein sequence is MQISELGKRASTGEPILRSEALAVLATPDEEILDVVAAASKPRFAFFGNRVRVNFLVNLKSGLCPEDCFYCSQRLGSDADILKYSWLPVDEAVATAKAGIAAGAARVCLVASGTGPSNREVGKIADITRAIKTAHPDVEICACAGFLKDGQADSLAESGVDAYNHNLNTARSHYAEICTTHTYDDRVDTVGKARGAGISPCSGFIAGMGETHEQLVDLAYELRDLGADSIPVNFLLPFDGTPLKGTNQLTAHDCLRILAMVRLANPSSEVRIAAGRELHLRSMQALGLHIANSIFLGDYLTSEGQPGQEDLDMIADAGMVVDGMRPHRADKAAELVTRRRGAGTTVRPNA, encoded by the coding sequence ATGCAGATCTCTGAACTGGGAAAACGGGCGAGCACGGGCGAGCCCATCCTCCGCTCGGAGGCGTTGGCGGTGCTCGCGACCCCGGACGAGGAGATCCTCGACGTCGTCGCCGCGGCCAGCAAGCCCCGGTTCGCGTTCTTCGGCAACCGCGTGCGCGTCAACTTCCTGGTGAACCTCAAGAGCGGCCTGTGCCCCGAGGACTGCTTCTACTGCTCGCAGCGGCTCGGTTCGGACGCGGACATCCTGAAGTACTCGTGGCTTCCGGTCGACGAGGCGGTGGCCACCGCGAAGGCCGGGATCGCCGCGGGCGCGGCCCGCGTGTGCCTGGTGGCCAGCGGCACCGGGCCGAGCAACCGCGAGGTCGGCAAGATCGCGGACATCACCCGTGCCATCAAGACCGCGCACCCCGACGTGGAAATCTGCGCGTGCGCGGGTTTCCTGAAGGACGGCCAGGCCGATTCGCTCGCCGAGTCCGGAGTGGACGCCTACAACCACAACCTCAACACCGCGCGGTCGCACTACGCTGAGATCTGCACCACGCACACCTACGACGACCGCGTCGACACCGTCGGCAAGGCGCGGGGCGCGGGGATCTCCCCGTGCTCCGGTTTCATCGCGGGCATGGGCGAAACGCACGAACAGCTCGTCGACCTCGCCTACGAACTGCGCGATCTCGGCGCCGATTCGATCCCGGTCAACTTCCTCCTGCCCTTCGACGGCACCCCGCTGAAGGGGACGAACCAGCTCACCGCGCACGACTGCCTCCGCATCCTCGCCATGGTGCGGCTGGCCAACCCGAGCAGCGAGGTCCGCATCGCGGCGGGCCGCGAACTGCACCTGCGCAGCATGCAGGCGCTCGGCCTGCACATCGCGAATTCGATCTTCCTCGGCGACTACCTCACCAGCGAAGGCCAGCCGGGGCAGGAGGACCTCGACATGATCGCCGACGCGGGCATGGTGGTCGACGGGATGCGCCCGCACCGCGCCGACAAGGCCGCCGAGCTCGTCACCCGCCGCCGCGGCGCCGGGACCACCGTGCGGCCCAACGCGTAG